Proteins encoded by one window of Lathyrus oleraceus cultivar Zhongwan6 chromosome 1, CAAS_Psat_ZW6_1.0, whole genome shotgun sequence:
- the LOC127085934 gene encoding uncharacterized protein LOC127085934 isoform X1, which translates to MNFLEKVSQIYAKMEKKRKIVQYRERLDRTLASDDLTNVEILKKLVRSQLLPSSELEDEGYKEKLIERKTAEISNFLDMLRSASDDRGRSNTPHNDWKLKQDSDEFRVMYRQGPEGTPFHTMLVEGFVDGPVDVCLCISWQTSLYKKWWPQSTIPTFKILSSECLQKVQIGEQISLVRMKVSWPLSMREAVVHYYLFEYFQEDLVVVLTNSVPDSKSVAETLSSFNDEAIPEANDVVRIDLVGGFALQKCTPERSYFRTIANMDVKVDFVPPSLINFISRQLIGNGFRLYQKVVASVMSQDKEEFSKALGDPLYARIREALYSTSSGELPQVARIHPAEDLVESKKGEVKVANNVVPSATNATVLENSETFGEIVELGKEEIVESVENDVKANDIPNDKVGGVAQNGKRGVYIRSEVEQALETLDKAISMVREYRLRSPIATSSFANEESPCMKKYGRVDSFSIKTVKPCYQNEVSVSSYSLENGGILDQSTRRSNKQLNTDLIQGISSDYKGKSRMKKKTNAVVNQGMSSNKPKKLSRHRKYLCCSFPH; encoded by the exons ATGAATTTTTTAGAAAAGGTTTCTCAAATATATGCTAAAATGGAGAAGAAACGAAAGATTGTGCAGTATAGGGAGAGGCTGGATAGGACTCTTGCCTCCGATGATCTTACAAATGTTGAGATACTCAAAAAGCTTGTAAGAAGTCAACTCCTACCTTCATCAGAGCTAGAAGATGAAG GATATAAGGAGAAATTAATAGAACGTAAGACTGCAGAAATATCTAACTTTCTTGATATGTTGAGGAGTGCTTCAGATGATCGTGGCCGGTCTAATACACCACATAACGATTGGAAA TTAAAACAGGATAGTGACGAGTTTCGTGTTATGTATCGTCAAGGACCGGAGGGAACTCCCTTTCATACAATGCTAGTGGAAGGCTTTGTGGATGGACCTGTTGATGTTT GTTTATGTATCTCATGGCAGACCTCTCTTTACAAAAAATG GTGGCCTCAATCTACTATCCCTACTTTCAAAATCTTATCCAGTGAATGTTTACAGAAGGTCCAGATTGGGGAACAGATATCACTAGTGAG GATGAAGGTTTCGTGGCCTCTGTCTATGAGGGAAGCTGTAGTGCACTATTATCTGTTTGAGTACTTTCAAGAGGACTTAGTTGTTGTTCTTACGAATTCG GTTCCTGATTCAAAGAGTGTCGCGGAGACTCTTTCTAGTTTCAATGATGAAGCAATTCCTGAAGCAAACGATGTCGTGAGAATTGATTTAGTGGGAGGGTTTGCTCTGCAAAAGTGTACACCGGAAAGAAGTTACTTTCG GACCATAGCAAATATGGATGTAAAGGTGGATTTTGTTCCTCCGTCTTTGATAAACTTTATTTCAAGGCAACTCATTGGCAACGGTTTCAGGCTTTATCAGAAG GTTGTGGCTTCTGTGATGAGCCAAGATAAAGAAGAATTCAGCAAGGCTTTGGGGGATCCGTTATATGCTAGAATTCGCGAGGCTTTATATAGCACGAGTAGCGGGGAGCTTCCGCAAGTTGCAAGAATTCACCCCGCTGAAGATCTTGTTGAAAGTAAGAAGGGTGAAGTAAAAGTTGCAAATAATGTCGTGCCATCAGCAACGAATGCAACAGTACTAGAAAACAGCGAAACGTTTGGTGAGATTGTAGAATTAGGTAAGGAAGAGATTGTAGAAAGTGTGGAGAACGATGTGAAAGCAAATGACATTCCAAATGACAAAGTTGGTGGAGTTGCACAAAATGGTAAGAGGGGTGTATATATCCGCTCGGAGGTCGAACAGGCTCTAGAAACATTAGACAAGGCCATTTCAATGGTTAGGGAATACCGGTTACGTTCCCCGATTGCGACTTCTAGCTTTGCCAATGAAGAGTCACCTTGCATGAAAAAATATGGGCGAGTTGACTCGTTTTCCATAAAAACGGTTAAACCTTGTTATCAAAATGAGGTTAGTGTTAGTTCATATTCTTTGGAAAATGGAGGAATTCTGGACCAATCAACACGGCGCAGCAACAAGCAACTAAACACTGATTTGATTCAAGGCATCTCTTCAGATTACAAAGGCAAGTCGAGAATGAAGAAAAAAACTAATGCCGTTGTAAATCAAGGTATGTCTTCAAATAAACCAAAGAAGTTGAGCAGGCATAGAAAATATTTGTGCTGTAGTTTTCCGCATTAA
- the LOC127085934 gene encoding uncharacterized protein LOC127085934 isoform X2 gives MEKKRKIVQYRERLDRTLASDDLTNVEILKKLVRSQLLPSSELEDEGYKEKLIERKTAEISNFLDMLRSASDDRGRSNTPHNDWKLKQDSDEFRVMYRQGPEGTPFHTMLVEGFVDGPVDVCLCISWQTSLYKKWWPQSTIPTFKILSSECLQKVQIGEQISLVRMKVSWPLSMREAVVHYYLFEYFQEDLVVVLTNSVPDSKSVAETLSSFNDEAIPEANDVVRIDLVGGFALQKCTPERSYFRTIANMDVKVDFVPPSLINFISRQLIGNGFRLYQKVVASVMSQDKEEFSKALGDPLYARIREALYSTSSGELPQVARIHPAEDLVESKKGEVKVANNVVPSATNATVLENSETFGEIVELGKEEIVESVENDVKANDIPNDKVGGVAQNGKRGVYIRSEVEQALETLDKAISMVREYRLRSPIATSSFANEESPCMKKYGRVDSFSIKTVKPCYQNEVSVSSYSLENGGILDQSTRRSNKQLNTDLIQGISSDYKGKSRMKKKTNAVVNQGMSSNKPKKLSRHRKYLCCSFPH, from the exons ATGGAGAAGAAACGAAAGATTGTGCAGTATAGGGAGAGGCTGGATAGGACTCTTGCCTCCGATGATCTTACAAATGTTGAGATACTCAAAAAGCTTGTAAGAAGTCAACTCCTACCTTCATCAGAGCTAGAAGATGAAG GATATAAGGAGAAATTAATAGAACGTAAGACTGCAGAAATATCTAACTTTCTTGATATGTTGAGGAGTGCTTCAGATGATCGTGGCCGGTCTAATACACCACATAACGATTGGAAA TTAAAACAGGATAGTGACGAGTTTCGTGTTATGTATCGTCAAGGACCGGAGGGAACTCCCTTTCATACAATGCTAGTGGAAGGCTTTGTGGATGGACCTGTTGATGTTT GTTTATGTATCTCATGGCAGACCTCTCTTTACAAAAAATG GTGGCCTCAATCTACTATCCCTACTTTCAAAATCTTATCCAGTGAATGTTTACAGAAGGTCCAGATTGGGGAACAGATATCACTAGTGAG GATGAAGGTTTCGTGGCCTCTGTCTATGAGGGAAGCTGTAGTGCACTATTATCTGTTTGAGTACTTTCAAGAGGACTTAGTTGTTGTTCTTACGAATTCG GTTCCTGATTCAAAGAGTGTCGCGGAGACTCTTTCTAGTTTCAATGATGAAGCAATTCCTGAAGCAAACGATGTCGTGAGAATTGATTTAGTGGGAGGGTTTGCTCTGCAAAAGTGTACACCGGAAAGAAGTTACTTTCG GACCATAGCAAATATGGATGTAAAGGTGGATTTTGTTCCTCCGTCTTTGATAAACTTTATTTCAAGGCAACTCATTGGCAACGGTTTCAGGCTTTATCAGAAG GTTGTGGCTTCTGTGATGAGCCAAGATAAAGAAGAATTCAGCAAGGCTTTGGGGGATCCGTTATATGCTAGAATTCGCGAGGCTTTATATAGCACGAGTAGCGGGGAGCTTCCGCAAGTTGCAAGAATTCACCCCGCTGAAGATCTTGTTGAAAGTAAGAAGGGTGAAGTAAAAGTTGCAAATAATGTCGTGCCATCAGCAACGAATGCAACAGTACTAGAAAACAGCGAAACGTTTGGTGAGATTGTAGAATTAGGTAAGGAAGAGATTGTAGAAAGTGTGGAGAACGATGTGAAAGCAAATGACATTCCAAATGACAAAGTTGGTGGAGTTGCACAAAATGGTAAGAGGGGTGTATATATCCGCTCGGAGGTCGAACAGGCTCTAGAAACATTAGACAAGGCCATTTCAATGGTTAGGGAATACCGGTTACGTTCCCCGATTGCGACTTCTAGCTTTGCCAATGAAGAGTCACCTTGCATGAAAAAATATGGGCGAGTTGACTCGTTTTCCATAAAAACGGTTAAACCTTGTTATCAAAATGAGGTTAGTGTTAGTTCATATTCTTTGGAAAATGGAGGAATTCTGGACCAATCAACACGGCGCAGCAACAAGCAACTAAACACTGATTTGATTCAAGGCATCTCTTCAGATTACAAAGGCAAGTCGAGAATGAAGAAAAAAACTAATGCCGTTGTAAATCAAGGTATGTCTTCAAATAAACCAAAGAAGTTGAGCAGGCATAGAAAATATTTGTGCTGTAGTTTTCCGCATTAA
- the LOC127085934 gene encoding uncharacterized protein LOC127085934 isoform X3 produces the protein MLRSASDDRGRSNTPHNDWKLKQDSDEFRVMYRQGPEGTPFHTMLVEGFVDGPVDVCLCISWQTSLYKKWWPQSTIPTFKILSSECLQKVQIGEQISLVRMKVSWPLSMREAVVHYYLFEYFQEDLVVVLTNSVPDSKSVAETLSSFNDEAIPEANDVVRIDLVGGFALQKCTPERSYFRTIANMDVKVDFVPPSLINFISRQLIGNGFRLYQKVVASVMSQDKEEFSKALGDPLYARIREALYSTSSGELPQVARIHPAEDLVESKKGEVKVANNVVPSATNATVLENSETFGEIVELGKEEIVESVENDVKANDIPNDKVGGVAQNGKRGVYIRSEVEQALETLDKAISMVREYRLRSPIATSSFANEESPCMKKYGRVDSFSIKTVKPCYQNEVSVSSYSLENGGILDQSTRRSNKQLNTDLIQGISSDYKGKSRMKKKTNAVVNQGMSSNKPKKLSRHRKYLCCSFPH, from the exons ATGTTGAGGAGTGCTTCAGATGATCGTGGCCGGTCTAATACACCACATAACGATTGGAAA TTAAAACAGGATAGTGACGAGTTTCGTGTTATGTATCGTCAAGGACCGGAGGGAACTCCCTTTCATACAATGCTAGTGGAAGGCTTTGTGGATGGACCTGTTGATGTTT GTTTATGTATCTCATGGCAGACCTCTCTTTACAAAAAATG GTGGCCTCAATCTACTATCCCTACTTTCAAAATCTTATCCAGTGAATGTTTACAGAAGGTCCAGATTGGGGAACAGATATCACTAGTGAG GATGAAGGTTTCGTGGCCTCTGTCTATGAGGGAAGCTGTAGTGCACTATTATCTGTTTGAGTACTTTCAAGAGGACTTAGTTGTTGTTCTTACGAATTCG GTTCCTGATTCAAAGAGTGTCGCGGAGACTCTTTCTAGTTTCAATGATGAAGCAATTCCTGAAGCAAACGATGTCGTGAGAATTGATTTAGTGGGAGGGTTTGCTCTGCAAAAGTGTACACCGGAAAGAAGTTACTTTCG GACCATAGCAAATATGGATGTAAAGGTGGATTTTGTTCCTCCGTCTTTGATAAACTTTATTTCAAGGCAACTCATTGGCAACGGTTTCAGGCTTTATCAGAAG GTTGTGGCTTCTGTGATGAGCCAAGATAAAGAAGAATTCAGCAAGGCTTTGGGGGATCCGTTATATGCTAGAATTCGCGAGGCTTTATATAGCACGAGTAGCGGGGAGCTTCCGCAAGTTGCAAGAATTCACCCCGCTGAAGATCTTGTTGAAAGTAAGAAGGGTGAAGTAAAAGTTGCAAATAATGTCGTGCCATCAGCAACGAATGCAACAGTACTAGAAAACAGCGAAACGTTTGGTGAGATTGTAGAATTAGGTAAGGAAGAGATTGTAGAAAGTGTGGAGAACGATGTGAAAGCAAATGACATTCCAAATGACAAAGTTGGTGGAGTTGCACAAAATGGTAAGAGGGGTGTATATATCCGCTCGGAGGTCGAACAGGCTCTAGAAACATTAGACAAGGCCATTTCAATGGTTAGGGAATACCGGTTACGTTCCCCGATTGCGACTTCTAGCTTTGCCAATGAAGAGTCACCTTGCATGAAAAAATATGGGCGAGTTGACTCGTTTTCCATAAAAACGGTTAAACCTTGTTATCAAAATGAGGTTAGTGTTAGTTCATATTCTTTGGAAAATGGAGGAATTCTGGACCAATCAACACGGCGCAGCAACAAGCAACTAAACACTGATTTGATTCAAGGCATCTCTTCAGATTACAAAGGCAAGTCGAGAATGAAGAAAAAAACTAATGCCGTTGTAAATCAAGGTATGTCTTCAAATAAACCAAAGAAGTTGAGCAGGCATAGAAAATATTTGTGCTGTAGTTTTCCGCATTAA